The Chryseobacterium aureum genome contains a region encoding:
- a CDS encoding aldehyde dehydrogenase family protein codes for MSTITEPRSTTLLQRPEFKSRYDNYIDGKFTPPVKGQYFDVVSPVDGKNFTQVAHSSKEDLELAVDAAEKAFQTWKNTSSTERSIILNKIADRIEQNLEYLATVETIDNGKAVRETLAADLPLAIDHFRYFASVIRADEGSHNELDKDTVSLIVHEPLGVIAQIIPWNFPILMAVWKLAPALAAGNCVVLKPAESTPVSIMVLMELIGDLLPAGVINIVNGFGAELGRALVTNPKVAKAAFTGSTATGRLVMQYATENIIPVTLELGGKSPNVFFNSVMDADDEFLDKAIEGAVLFALNQGEICTCPSRLLVQEGIADAFIERVIERVKAIKVGNPLDKTVMMGAQASKIQKDKILSYIQLGKEEGAEVLVGGDVNHLGEDLEDGYYIQPTIFKGNNRMRIFQEEIFGPVLAFTTFKDEEEAVKIANDTIYGLGAGVWTRDAHQLYNIPRQIEAGRVWVNQYHSYPAGAPFGGYKQSGIGRENHKMMLDHYRQTKNMLISYNKNKLGFF; via the coding sequence ATGAGCACTATTACAGAACCAAGATCAACAACGCTTTTACAGCGTCCGGAGTTCAAAAGCAGATACGACAACTACATTGATGGGAAGTTTACCCCACCTGTTAAAGGACAGTATTTTGACGTTGTTTCTCCGGTAGACGGAAAAAATTTCACCCAGGTAGCCCATTCTTCCAAAGAAGATCTGGAGCTGGCTGTAGACGCAGCAGAAAAAGCATTTCAGACATGGAAAAATACTTCCTCCACAGAAAGAAGCATCATCCTGAATAAAATTGCAGACAGAATAGAACAGAATTTGGAATATCTGGCCACCGTAGAAACAATTGATAACGGAAAAGCCGTAAGAGAAACACTGGCTGCAGATTTACCTTTAGCAATAGATCATTTCAGATACTTTGCTTCTGTGATCCGCGCAGATGAAGGATCTCATAACGAACTGGACAAAGATACCGTATCTCTCATCGTTCACGAACCTCTTGGCGTCATTGCACAGATCATCCCTTGGAACTTCCCGATATTAATGGCGGTCTGGAAACTGGCTCCCGCATTGGCAGCAGGAAACTGTGTCGTTTTAAAACCGGCAGAAAGCACCCCTGTTTCCATTATGGTGTTAATGGAGCTTATCGGTGATCTTTTACCGGCAGGAGTGATTAATATTGTCAACGGATTCGGGGCAGAACTTGGAAGAGCTCTTGTAACCAATCCTAAAGTTGCAAAAGCCGCATTTACGGGTTCTACTGCTACAGGACGCCTGGTAATGCAGTATGCTACAGAAAATATTATTCCTGTAACGCTGGAGTTAGGCGGAAAGTCTCCCAATGTATTCTTCAATTCTGTAATGGATGCAGATGATGAATTTTTAGATAAAGCGATAGAAGGAGCCGTGCTCTTTGCCCTTAATCAGGGAGAGATCTGTACATGTCCTTCAAGATTACTCGTACAGGAAGGTATTGCAGATGCTTTTATCGAAAGAGTCATTGAAAGAGTAAAAGCCATCAAAGTTGGAAATCCACTGGATAAAACCGTGATGATGGGAGCGCAGGCTTCAAAGATTCAGAAAGATAAAATCCTTTCTTACATCCAGCTTGGAAAAGAAGAAGGAGCGGAAGTTCTTGTAGGAGGAGATGTAAATCACTTAGGGGAAGACCTTGAAGACGGATACTACATCCAGCCTACCATTTTTAAAGGCAACAACAGAATGAGAATTTTCCAGGAAGAAATTTTCGGACCCGTGCTGGCATTTACTACTTTCAAAGATGAAGAAGAAGCTGTCAAAATTGCCAATGATACCATCTATGGACTTGGAGCCGGAGTGTGGACCAGAGATGCCCATCAGCTGTACAATATTCCACGCCAGATTGAGGCAGGAAGAGTATGGGTAAACCAATATCACTCTTATCCGGCCGGAGCACCGTTCGGAGGGTACAAACAGTCAGGAATCGGAAGAGAAAATCATAAAATGATGCTCGATCATTACCGTCAAACCAAAAACATGCTGATTTCTTATAACAAGAATAAGTTAGGTTTCTTTTAA
- a CDS encoding SusC/RagA family TonB-linked outer membrane protein, whose translation MNVKLHVLSAGALFFLGQAAFAQKSKNDSVLKENKIDEVIVTGYQKKKADEITQAQAVVGGDEIRRNSPTTSIGNSLQGRASGVFVQSTTGQPGAAATILVRGVAGVGGSSEPTYVVNGMYMTARQFSAINPADVESISILKDAAATAQYGARGANGVVVVTTKAGKAGKTHYSFETKFGFSEKLRDKNYTMMNSRELLDFQNQLGYLGFKPRTQQEIDRLAAYDHNWQKDLLKPSSIQSYLFSAQGGSRESTFYYSLGYDSDNGIIRDIDGLKRYTGNFGFTNKLSEKLNVGINLGVQYQETQNFRDRNNTQNPFGAMYKYAPYEPVYNPDGSYNQTMRAGSNVVEQIRNYRLDDQRLRIPVTLFAEYKIIDGLKFKTNFNGLFDWYMGTQWLKKGSNLDITVNKVPTGSLNKNSFYTFNYTWNNSINYKKSYGSHNFDFLGFIEYNDNYNETMNGGAYGLKSSELNVPSITTPSDRNTFTGVKVRNTLFSLAGLLNYDYAGKYLVTGSLRRDASSRFGANNQSGVFWSASAAWNIAKEDFMSGGFINDLKLRGSYGTTGNDGTLPDYYNVTNVSYGLYGGNGTLYPGTVSQGNYIIGNNNLKWESNAITNLGVDFTMWNRRIRGSVEVYKNKRKDFVQLVPLDKQEGGYYQYINAGDMSQKGLEAELSVDVIKRKDFQWNLHANISFQKSVLDKLSNGQTERNLGDTYLKVGETPYVFYNVRFAGVDSSNGKALYYDKAGNITDVYSASNAVPLTDKSPFPKSFGGFGTTVQYKALDFSADFAFKLGGYTYNNMYLAAVDPTLAVAGRNMAQAAANIWQNPGDTGVFQKVDSNGMRDSDQWIEKSDYLRLRSLTLGYTFDKAFLGEGSPINKLRAYVQGQNLFTVTKFHGEPEVSVGSGESTALFVPGSYNLYTYPAVRTILVGLQLEF comes from the coding sequence ATGAATGTGAAGTTACATGTATTAAGTGCAGGAGCTTTGTTTTTTTTAGGACAAGCTGCTTTTGCACAGAAATCTAAGAATGATTCTGTTCTGAAGGAGAATAAGATCGATGAAGTAATCGTTACTGGATACCAGAAGAAAAAAGCAGATGAAATCACTCAGGCTCAGGCAGTAGTTGGAGGAGATGAAATCAGAAGAAATTCTCCTACAACATCTATCGGAAACTCTTTACAGGGTAGAGCTTCAGGGGTATTTGTACAAAGTACGACAGGACAGCCAGGTGCTGCTGCTACCATTTTGGTAAGAGGAGTTGCCGGTGTAGGAGGATCTTCAGAGCCTACTTATGTAGTGAACGGGATGTATATGACTGCGAGACAGTTCAGTGCAATCAACCCTGCAGATGTAGAATCTATTTCAATCCTTAAAGATGCTGCTGCTACTGCACAGTATGGTGCCAGAGGAGCAAACGGGGTAGTGGTAGTGACTACCAAAGCCGGTAAAGCCGGAAAAACTCACTATTCATTTGAAACTAAATTTGGTTTCAGTGAAAAACTGAGAGATAAAAACTATACGATGATGAATTCCCGAGAGTTACTGGATTTCCAGAACCAATTGGGATATCTGGGGTTTAAGCCTAGAACTCAGCAGGAAATAGACAGACTTGCTGCCTACGATCACAACTGGCAAAAAGATCTTTTGAAACCTTCAAGCATCCAGTCTTACCTGTTCAGCGCACAAGGAGGATCCAGAGAAAGTACTTTTTATTACTCTTTAGGATATGATTCTGACAACGGTATTATCAGAGATATAGACGGACTGAAGAGGTATACAGGTAACTTTGGATTTACCAATAAATTGAGTGAAAAGCTGAACGTAGGAATCAACCTTGGTGTTCAATATCAGGAAACTCAGAATTTCAGAGATAGAAATAATACTCAAAACCCATTTGGGGCAATGTATAAATATGCTCCATATGAACCGGTATATAACCCGGACGGAAGCTATAACCAGACTATGAGAGCTGGTTCTAACGTTGTTGAGCAGATCCGTAATTATAGATTAGATGATCAGAGACTGAGAATTCCGGTAACTTTATTTGCAGAATATAAAATTATTGATGGTCTGAAGTTTAAAACAAACTTTAACGGACTTTTCGATTGGTACATGGGAACTCAGTGGTTGAAGAAAGGTTCCAATTTAGATATCACAGTTAATAAAGTTCCTACAGGTTCACTGAACAAAAACTCATTCTATACGTTTAACTACACATGGAATAACTCCATCAACTATAAAAAATCTTATGGAAGCCACAACTTTGATTTCTTAGGATTTATCGAATACAACGATAACTATAACGAAACAATGAATGGAGGTGCGTATGGATTAAAATCTTCTGAATTAAATGTTCCTTCTATCACGACTCCTTCGGACAGAAATACATTTACCGGGGTTAAGGTGAGAAATACCTTATTCAGTTTGGCAGGTTTATTAAACTATGATTATGCCGGTAAGTATTTGGTAACTGGATCATTAAGAAGAGATGCTTCATCTAGATTCGGTGCCAATAACCAAAGCGGTGTTTTCTGGTCTGCAAGTGCAGCTTGGAATATTGCCAAGGAAGACTTTATGAGTGGTGGTTTCATCAATGATTTGAAGCTTAGAGGATCTTATGGTACAACAGGTAACGACGGAACATTGCCGGATTATTATAACGTAACTAATGTAAGCTACGGTTTATATGGTGGTAATGGTACTTTGTATCCAGGAACAGTTTCTCAGGGTAATTATATTATTGGTAACAATAATCTTAAATGGGAATCTAATGCAATTACCAATCTTGGGGTAGATTTCACAATGTGGAACAGAAGAATTCGTGGATCAGTAGAAGTATATAAAAATAAGAGAAAAGATTTCGTACAGCTAGTACCTCTTGATAAACAGGAAGGAGGATACTATCAGTACATCAATGCAGGAGATATGTCTCAGAAAGGTCTTGAGGCTGAGCTTAGCGTAGACGTAATCAAGAGAAAAGATTTCCAGTGGAATTTACATGCTAACATCTCTTTCCAGAAGTCTGTTCTTGATAAACTGTCAAACGGACAGACTGAAAGAAACTTAGGAGATACCTATCTTAAAGTAGGAGAAACTCCATATGTATTCTATAATGTTAGATTTGCAGGAGTAGATTCAAGTAACGGAAAGGCTTTATACTATGATAAAGCAGGAAATATTACCGATGTATACAGTGCATCTAATGCAGTTCCACTTACCGACAAATCTCCATTCCCGAAAAGCTTTGGAGGATTTGGTACTACAGTTCAGTACAAAGCACTTGATTTCAGTGCAGATTTTGCATTTAAGCTAGGTGGCTATACATATAACAATATGTACTTAGCTGCTGTTGATCCAACATTGGCCGTTGCAGGTAGAAACATGGCGCAGGCTGCTGCTAACATTTGGCAAAATCCAGGTGATACAGGAGTGTTCCAAAAAGTAGACAGTAATGGTATGCGTGATTCTGATCAATGGATTGAGAAATCAGATTACTTAAGATTAAGATCACTTACTTTAGGTTACACATTTGATAAAGCATTCTTAGGAGAAGGATCCCCAATCAATAAATTGAGAGCATATGTACAGGGACAGAATTTATTTACAGTAACTAAATTCCATGGTGAACCTGAAGTTTCAGTAGGATCTGGAGAATCTACAGCATTATTTGTACCTGGATCATATAACCTTTATACTTACCCTGCAGTAAGAACAATCTTGGTAGGATTGCAATTAGAATTTTAA
- a CDS encoding RagB/SusD family nutrient uptake outer membrane protein: protein MKKNIIKISLAALTAFVSLTSCDRNLDQTSSINEEQNQAMTRPESFRQAMDGAYTALKGAGYYSGDTGSQLIMGDLTTDNLIRTASGRNTNFAASNFEFSADNSQTTGLYSAAYLVISRANFVLSYINNGVLSGAQKNNIEAEARALRAAAHFDIVRAYSKIPTQSVEAKSSIGIYYSESYNPSNTSSSRNLTVEQVYDKVIADLLFAADNITQNDADKGRLSKAAVYGLLSRVYLYKGDYANTIKYGELALGLSPSITTLDNFTRIWKENEGLSRITDGVLFQVTNAPAEANTVGVAYNQSVPALRSEFVVDYDLYTAYTSNDVRKGAYFTVGTYSGQKYNHVTKYSGNGGPSNIVPVKYLRSAEVLLNVAEAYYRTGNGAQALVLLNKLRTERYSSFTPGTEAGQALLDAILKERRLELAFENDRWYTLKRLGLAVQRSGKGDIFDGTGTPAVAQSLPVGSDKWQWPIPITAIQANPNIEQNKGY from the coding sequence ATGAAAAAGAATATAATAAAAATAAGCTTAGCTGCGTTAACTGCCTTTGTTTCGTTAACGTCTTGCGACAGAAATTTAGATCAAACATCTTCAATTAATGAAGAGCAGAACCAGGCTATGACCAGACCTGAATCATTCAGACAGGCTATGGACGGTGCTTATACAGCACTTAAAGGAGCTGGTTATTACAGTGGAGATACAGGGAGTCAGCTGATCATGGGGGATCTTACTACAGATAACCTGATTCGTACAGCTTCAGGAAGAAATACAAACTTTGCAGCATCTAACTTTGAATTTTCTGCAGATAACTCGCAAACAACAGGATTGTATAGTGCAGCTTATCTGGTAATCAGTAGAGCTAACTTTGTATTGTCTTACATCAATAACGGCGTGTTGTCAGGAGCTCAAAAAAACAATATCGAAGCTGAAGCAAGAGCTCTAAGAGCAGCTGCACATTTTGATATTGTAAGAGCATATTCTAAAATTCCAACCCAATCTGTTGAAGCTAAAAGCAGTATCGGAATTTATTATTCGGAAAGTTATAACCCTTCCAATACATCATCATCCAGAAATCTGACTGTAGAGCAAGTATATGATAAAGTGATCGCTGACCTTTTGTTCGCTGCTGATAATATTACACAGAATGATGCAGATAAAGGAAGATTAAGCAAAGCTGCTGTATACGGATTATTATCAAGAGTATACCTTTATAAAGGTGACTATGCCAATACAATCAAATATGGTGAATTAGCGTTAGGGCTTTCCCCGAGCATTACTACTTTGGATAACTTCACAAGAATCTGGAAAGAAAACGAAGGTTTATCAAGAATTACTGATGGAGTTTTATTCCAGGTAACCAATGCACCTGCAGAAGCCAATACTGTGGGAGTTGCATACAACCAGTCAGTTCCGGCTTTAAGATCAGAATTTGTTGTAGATTACGATTTATATACAGCTTATACATCAAATGATGTTAGAAAAGGAGCTTACTTTACTGTGGGTACATATAGCGGACAAAAATACAACCACGTTACAAAATATTCTGGTAATGGTGGTCCTTCTAATATCGTACCGGTTAAATATCTTAGATCTGCTGAAGTATTATTGAATGTAGCTGAAGCATATTACAGAACAGGTAATGGTGCACAGGCCTTAGTTCTATTAAACAAATTGAGAACTGAAAGATATTCTTCATTTACTCCTGGTACAGAAGCTGGGCAGGCTCTTTTGGATGCTATCTTAAAAGAAAGAAGACTTGAGCTTGCATTTGAAAATGACAGATGGTATACATTGAAGAGATTAGGCCTTGCAGTTCAGAGATCTGGTAAAGGAGATATTTTCGACGGTACAGGTACACCTGCAGTAGCGCAAAGCCTTCCTGTAGGAAGTGATAAGTGGCAATGGCCAATTCCTATTACCGCTATTCAAGCTAACCCGAATATTGAACAAAACAAAGGTTACTAA
- the adhP gene encoding alcohol dehydrogenase AdhP — MIPKTMKAAVVQGYGQPLKIEEVPVREPGRYEVLVKVIACGVCHTDLHAVDGDWPAKPKMPLIPGHEGVGIVVACGPEAFVKEGDAVGVPWLYSACGCCDYCITGWETLCEAQKNGGYSVDGGFAEYVIADSRYVGHLKSDVNFLEIAPILCAGVTVYKGLKETETKPGEWVAISGIGGLGHVAVQYAKAMGMHVAAIDVADDKLELAKKLGADLVVNAKNTDPGEYLHKEVGGMHGALITAVSPIAFKQGIDVLRRKGTIALNGLPPGSFELPIFETVLKRITVRGSIVGTRKDLQEALDFANEGLVKATVTAAKLEDINDVFDKMKKGQIDGRIVLDIAGSN, encoded by the coding sequence ATGATTCCAAAAACAATGAAAGCGGCAGTAGTTCAGGGCTACGGCCAGCCTCTGAAAATAGAAGAAGTACCTGTAAGAGAACCCGGAAGATATGAAGTCCTTGTCAAGGTAATAGCCTGTGGAGTTTGTCATACAGACCTACATGCTGTGGATGGCGACTGGCCTGCGAAACCTAAAATGCCTCTTATCCCCGGACATGAAGGCGTGGGTATTGTGGTAGCATGCGGACCTGAAGCCTTTGTAAAAGAAGGAGATGCAGTAGGAGTTCCATGGCTGTACAGTGCCTGCGGATGCTGCGATTATTGTATCACAGGCTGGGAAACCCTTTGTGAAGCTCAGAAAAATGGAGGTTACAGTGTGGATGGCGGATTTGCAGAATATGTTATTGCAGATTCAAGATACGTGGGACATTTGAAATCTGATGTCAACTTCCTTGAAATTGCTCCTATTTTGTGTGCCGGAGTAACCGTGTACAAAGGGTTGAAAGAAACAGAAACCAAACCCGGAGAATGGGTAGCCATCTCAGGAATCGGCGGGTTAGGGCATGTAGCCGTTCAGTACGCAAAAGCAATGGGAATGCACGTCGCAGCCATTGATGTAGCAGATGATAAGCTTGAGCTGGCAAAAAAATTAGGGGCAGACCTTGTGGTCAATGCAAAAAACACAGATCCTGGAGAATATTTGCATAAAGAAGTCGGAGGAATGCATGGCGCATTGATTACTGCCGTTTCACCCATTGCTTTCAAACAGGGAATAGATGTTTTAAGAAGGAAAGGCACTATTGCTCTCAATGGCCTTCCTCCCGGTTCTTTTGAACTTCCGATTTTTGAAACGGTTTTAAAAAGAATTACCGTGAGAGGTTCTATTGTAGGAACAAGAAAAGACCTGCAGGAAGCATTGGATTTTGCCAATGAAGGATTGGTAAAAGCTACCGTTACTGCAGCAAAGCTCGAAGATATCAATGATGTTTTTGATAAGATGAAAAAAGGACAGATTGATGGCAGAATCGTTTTGGATATCGCCGGCTCAAATTAA
- a CDS encoding AraC family transcriptional regulator produces the protein MNNNTKILLNTPELRKENQLLSLVENQTKFNLNNCEFSIYETHQAAFDVKLHFDNIAFTAMLRGKKHMKLDKKTNYFDYYPGESILVAPGETMVIDFPEADEIPTQCISLSLNPDFIEDSLNYLNYHLPKVDETSQWNIQLDEYFLFNNKALASATNNIMRIAMDDNSQKDIMADFALKELLIRLMQTQARSMVEKNIVKNKSRIGFVVDYIKRNLHQKLSIDSIAKLAYVSKSNFFKMFKDELGTSPNDFILQERINRAKELLASQTTIKETAFQTGFSDTNYFSRVFKQLEGVTPKNYQESTFLR, from the coding sequence ATGAATAACAATACTAAGATTTTATTAAATACTCCTGAATTACGTAAGGAAAACCAACTGTTGAGTCTTGTTGAAAACCAGACGAAATTCAATCTAAACAATTGTGAGTTCAGCATATATGAAACCCATCAGGCAGCTTTTGATGTAAAACTTCATTTTGACAATATTGCGTTTACAGCTATGCTAAGGGGTAAGAAGCACATGAAGCTGGATAAAAAGACGAATTATTTTGATTATTATCCGGGAGAAAGTATCTTGGTTGCCCCGGGAGAAACGATGGTGATTGATTTTCCTGAAGCAGATGAAATACCCACCCAATGCATTTCCTTAAGTCTTAATCCTGATTTTATTGAAGATTCTCTTAACTACCTCAACTACCATCTTCCCAAAGTAGATGAAACTTCGCAATGGAACATCCAGCTGGATGAGTATTTTCTGTTTAACAATAAAGCGCTTGCCTCCGCCACCAACAATATTATGAGAATTGCTATGGATGATAATTCTCAAAAGGATATTATGGCTGATTTTGCACTGAAGGAGCTCCTGATCAGATTAATGCAGACCCAGGCCAGAAGTATGGTAGAAAAGAATATCGTCAAAAATAAATCGAGGATAGGTTTTGTGGTGGATTATATCAAAAGAAACCTGCATCAGAAGTTATCTATTGACAGTATTGCCAAGCTGGCTTATGTAAGCAAGTCGAACTTCTTTAAAATGTTCAAAGACGAGCTGGGAACTTCCCCGAATGATTTCATTTTACAGGAAAGAATCAACAGAGCTAAGGAGTTACTGGCCAGCCAGACCACCATCAAGGAAACGGCTTTTCAGACAGGGTTTTCTGATACAAATTATTTTTCCAGAGTTTTTAAGCAGCTGGAAGGTGTAACACCTAAAAATTATCAGGAAAGCACATTTCTCCGATAG